The proteins below are encoded in one region of Maribacter aestuarii:
- a CDS encoding HdeD family acid-resistance protein gives MKLKQWWVSLLLGFLYIGLGVWMLRTPLPHFELLSMIFGGFILLLGLFWTTLSISSNRILSNWGWLFAVGLIELLIGIPLLLYPTDMPSSIPILTGFLVLFGGILAISSSLHYKHLGGRSWAWTLILGFITIPYAVLLLAGTNFAGIKLNFMILFCLFASGVYKLIFGLTLRKLTIKGKKTENTTDSHSDHLGKALA, from the coding sequence ATGAAGCTAAAACAATGGTGGGTTTCCCTGTTGTTAGGGTTTCTATATATCGGATTGGGCGTCTGGATGTTGCGAACCCCGTTACCACATTTTGAATTACTCAGTATGATATTTGGCGGTTTTATATTACTACTAGGGCTATTTTGGACGACGTTGTCCATTTCTTCCAATAGAATTTTATCAAATTGGGGTTGGTTGTTTGCTGTGGGGCTGATAGAACTACTAATCGGTATTCCACTCTTGTTGTATCCTACAGATATGCCTAGTTCAATACCCATCCTTACAGGTTTCCTAGTACTTTTCGGCGGCATTCTTGCTATCAGTAGCTCATTACACTATAAACATTTAGGAGGAAGGAGTTGGGCTTGGACATTGATTCTTGGTTTTATAACGATTCCCTATGCCGTTCTTTTGTTGGCCGGAACCAATTTTGCAGGTATCAAGCTAAACTTTATGATTTTATTTTGCTTGTTTGCTTCGGGAGTTTATAAGTTGATTTTTGGTCTCACGTTAAGAAAGTTGACAATTAAAGGAAAGAAGACTGAAAATACCACTGATTCTCATTCGGATCACTTGGGCAAGGCCTTAGCCTAA